A genomic window from Balaenoptera acutorostrata chromosome 20, mBalAcu1.1, whole genome shotgun sequence includes:
- the SP2 gene encoding transcription factor Sp2 isoform X1 — translation MSADPQTSMAATAAVSPSDYLQPAASTTQDSQPSPLALLAATCSKIGPPAVEAAVTPPAPPQPTPRKLVPIKPAPLPLSPGKNSFGILSSKGNILQIQGSQLSASYPGGQLVFAIQNPTMINKGTRSNASIQYQAVPQIQASNSQTIQVQPNLTNQIQIIPGTNQAIITPSPSSHKPVPIKPAPVQKSSTTTTAVQSAANVVKLTGGGGNVTLTLPVNNLVNTSDTGAPTQLLTESPPAPLSKTNKKARKKSLPASQPPVAVTEQVETVLIETTADNIIQAGNNLLIVQSPGGGQPAVVQQVQVVPPKAEQQQVVQIPQQALRVVQAASATLPTVPQKPSQNFQIQAAEPSPTQVYIRTPSGEVQTVLVQDGPPATAATTSTTTCSSPPSRAAHLSGTSKKHSAAILRKERPLPKIAPAGSIISLNAAQLAAAAQAMQTININGVQVQGVPVTITNTGGQQQLTVQNVSGNNLTISGLSPTQIQLQMEQALAGEAQPGEKRRRMACTCPNCKDGDKRSGEQGKKKHVCHIPDCGKTFRKTSLLRAHVRLHTGERPFVCNWFFCGKRFTRSDELQRHARTHTGDKRFECAQCQKRFMRSDHLTKHYKTHLVTKNL, via the exons CAGATCCACAGACCAGCATGGCTGCCACTGCTGCTGTCAGTCCCAGTGACTACCTTCAGCCTGCCGCCTCCACCACCCAG GACTCCCAGCCATCTCCCTtagccctgcttgctgcaacATGTAGCAAAATTGGCCCTCCAGCTGTTGAAGCTGCAGTGACACCTCCTGCTCCCCCGCAGCCCACACCACGGAAACTCGTCCCTATCAAACCTGCCCCTCTCCCTCTCAGTCCCGGCAAGAATAGCTTTGGAATCTTGTCCTCCAAAGGAAACATACTTCAGATTCAGGGGTCACAGCTGAGCGCGTCCTATCCTGGTGGGCAGCTGGTGTTCGCTATCCAGAACCCAACCATGATCAACAAAGGGACCCGATCGAATGCCAGTATCCAGTACCAGGCGGTCCCTCAGATTCAGGCGAGCAATTCTCAGACCATCCAGGTACAGCCCAATCTCACCAACCAGATCCAGATCATCCCTGGCACCAACCAAGCCATCATCACCCCCTCACCATCCAGTCACAAGCCTGTCCCCATCAAGCCGGCCCCTGTCCAGAAGTCGAGTACGACCACCACTGCGGTGCAGAGCGCGGCCAATGTGGTGAAGCTGACAGGTGGAGGGGGCAATGTGACACTTACTCTGCCTGTCAACAACCTCGTGAACACCAGCGACACCGGGGCCCCCACTCAGCTCCTCACAGAGAGCCCCCCGGCCCCGCTGTCTAAGACTAACAAGAAAGCCAGGAAGAAGAGTcttcctgcctcccagccccccGTGGCCGTGACCGAACAGGTGGAGACGGTGCTGATCGAGACCACGGCGGACAACATCATCCAGGCAGGAAACAACCTGCTCATCGTTCAGAGCCCTGGTGGGGGCCAGCCAGCTGTGGTCCAGCAGGTCCAGGTGGTGCCCCCCAAGGCCGAGCAGCAGCAGGTAGTGCAGATCCCCCAGCAGGCCCTGCGGGTGGTGCAGGCGGCATCCGCCACACTCCCCACCGTCCCCCAGAAGCCCTCCCAGAACTTTCAGATCCAGGCTGCTGAGCCGTCGCCTACTCAG GTTTACATCCGTACACCTTCTGGTGAGGTACAGACGGTCCTTGTCCAGGACGGCCCCCCGGCAACAGCTGcgaccacctccaccaccacttGTAGCAGCCCTCCGTCCCGTGCTGCCCATCTGAGCGGGACCAGCAAAAAGCACTCGGCTGCAATTCTCCGGAAAGAGCGTCCCCTGCCAAAGATTGCCCCTGCCGGGAGCATCATCAGCCTGAACGCAGCCCAGCTGGCAGCGGCAGCCCAGGCCATGCAGACCATCAACATCAACGGTGTCCAGGTCCAGGGTGTGCCCGTCACCATCACCAACACTGGCG GGCAGCAGCAGCTGACAGTGCAGAATGTTTCTGGGAATAACCTGACCATCAGTGGGCTGAGCCCCACCCAGATCCAGCTGCAGATGGAACAGGCCCTGGCTGGAGAGGCCCAGCCCGGGGAGAAGCGGCGCCGCATGGCCTGCACGTGTCCCAACTGCAAGGACGGGGACAAGAG GTCTGGAGAGCAGGGCAAAAAGAAGCACGTGTGCCACATCCCTGACTGCGGCAAGACTTTCCGTAAGACGTCCCTACTGCGGGCTCACGTGCGCTTGCACACCGGCGAGCGGCCCTTTGTCTGTAACTGGTTCTTCTGTGGGAAGAGGTTCACACGGAGTGACGAGCTCCAGCGGCACGCCCGCACCCACACAG GGGACAAACGCTTCGAGTGTGCCCAGTGTCAGAAGCGCTTCATGAGGAGTGACCACCTCACCAAGCATTACAAGACCCACCTGGTCACGAAGAACTTGTAA
- the SP2 gene encoding transcription factor Sp2 isoform X4 produces MSADPQTSMAATAAVSPSDYLQPAASTTQDSQPSPLALLAATCSKIGPPAVEAAVTPPAPPQPTPRKLVPIKPAPLPLSPGKNSFGILSSKGNILQIQGSQLSASYPGGQLVFAIQNPTMINKGTRSNASIQYQAVPQIQASNSQTIQVQPNLTNQIQIIPGTNQAIITPSPSSHKPVPIKPAPVQKSSTTTTAVQSAANVVKLTGGGGNVTLTLPVNNLVNTSDTGAPTQLLTESPPAPLSKTNKKARKKSLPASQPPVAVTEQVETVLIETTADNIIQAGNNLLIVQSPGGGQPAVVQQVQVVPPKAEQQQVYIRTPSGEVQTVLVQDGPPATAATTSTTTCSSPPSRAAHLSGTSKKHSAAILRKERPLPKIAPAGSIISLNAAQLAAAAQAMQTININGVQVQGVPVTITNTGGQQQLTVQNVSGNNLTISGLSPTQIQLQMEQALAGEAQPGEKRRRMACTCPNCKDGDKRSGEQGKKKHVCHIPDCGKTFRKTSLLRAHVRLHTGERPFVCNWFFCGKRFTRSDELQRHARTHTGDKRFECAQCQKRFMRSDHLTKHYKTHLVTKNL; encoded by the exons CAGATCCACAGACCAGCATGGCTGCCACTGCTGCTGTCAGTCCCAGTGACTACCTTCAGCCTGCCGCCTCCACCACCCAG GACTCCCAGCCATCTCCCTtagccctgcttgctgcaacATGTAGCAAAATTGGCCCTCCAGCTGTTGAAGCTGCAGTGACACCTCCTGCTCCCCCGCAGCCCACACCACGGAAACTCGTCCCTATCAAACCTGCCCCTCTCCCTCTCAGTCCCGGCAAGAATAGCTTTGGAATCTTGTCCTCCAAAGGAAACATACTTCAGATTCAGGGGTCACAGCTGAGCGCGTCCTATCCTGGTGGGCAGCTGGTGTTCGCTATCCAGAACCCAACCATGATCAACAAAGGGACCCGATCGAATGCCAGTATCCAGTACCAGGCGGTCCCTCAGATTCAGGCGAGCAATTCTCAGACCATCCAGGTACAGCCCAATCTCACCAACCAGATCCAGATCATCCCTGGCACCAACCAAGCCATCATCACCCCCTCACCATCCAGTCACAAGCCTGTCCCCATCAAGCCGGCCCCTGTCCAGAAGTCGAGTACGACCACCACTGCGGTGCAGAGCGCGGCCAATGTGGTGAAGCTGACAGGTGGAGGGGGCAATGTGACACTTACTCTGCCTGTCAACAACCTCGTGAACACCAGCGACACCGGGGCCCCCACTCAGCTCCTCACAGAGAGCCCCCCGGCCCCGCTGTCTAAGACTAACAAGAAAGCCAGGAAGAAGAGTcttcctgcctcccagccccccGTGGCCGTGACCGAACAGGTGGAGACGGTGCTGATCGAGACCACGGCGGACAACATCATCCAGGCAGGAAACAACCTGCTCATCGTTCAGAGCCCTGGTGGGGGCCAGCCAGCTGTGGTCCAGCAGGTCCAGGTGGTGCCCCCCAAGGCCGAGCAGCAGCAG GTTTACATCCGTACACCTTCTGGTGAGGTACAGACGGTCCTTGTCCAGGACGGCCCCCCGGCAACAGCTGcgaccacctccaccaccacttGTAGCAGCCCTCCGTCCCGTGCTGCCCATCTGAGCGGGACCAGCAAAAAGCACTCGGCTGCAATTCTCCGGAAAGAGCGTCCCCTGCCAAAGATTGCCCCTGCCGGGAGCATCATCAGCCTGAACGCAGCCCAGCTGGCAGCGGCAGCCCAGGCCATGCAGACCATCAACATCAACGGTGTCCAGGTCCAGGGTGTGCCCGTCACCATCACCAACACTGGCG GGCAGCAGCAGCTGACAGTGCAGAATGTTTCTGGGAATAACCTGACCATCAGTGGGCTGAGCCCCACCCAGATCCAGCTGCAGATGGAACAGGCCCTGGCTGGAGAGGCCCAGCCCGGGGAGAAGCGGCGCCGCATGGCCTGCACGTGTCCCAACTGCAAGGACGGGGACAAGAG GTCTGGAGAGCAGGGCAAAAAGAAGCACGTGTGCCACATCCCTGACTGCGGCAAGACTTTCCGTAAGACGTCCCTACTGCGGGCTCACGTGCGCTTGCACACCGGCGAGCGGCCCTTTGTCTGTAACTGGTTCTTCTGTGGGAAGAGGTTCACACGGAGTGACGAGCTCCAGCGGCACGCCCGCACCCACACAG GGGACAAACGCTTCGAGTGTGCCCAGTGTCAGAAGCGCTTCATGAGGAGTGACCACCTCACCAAGCATTACAAGACCCACCTGGTCACGAAGAACTTGTAA
- the SP2 gene encoding transcription factor Sp2 isoform X2, translating into MSDPQTSMAATAAVSPSDYLQPAASTTQDSQPSPLALLAATCSKIGPPAVEAAVTPPAPPQPTPRKLVPIKPAPLPLSPGKNSFGILSSKGNILQIQGSQLSASYPGGQLVFAIQNPTMINKGTRSNASIQYQAVPQIQASNSQTIQVQPNLTNQIQIIPGTNQAIITPSPSSHKPVPIKPAPVQKSSTTTTAVQSAANVVKLTGGGGNVTLTLPVNNLVNTSDTGAPTQLLTESPPAPLSKTNKKARKKSLPASQPPVAVTEQVETVLIETTADNIIQAGNNLLIVQSPGGGQPAVVQQVQVVPPKAEQQQVVQIPQQALRVVQAASATLPTVPQKPSQNFQIQAAEPSPTQVYIRTPSGEVQTVLVQDGPPATAATTSTTTCSSPPSRAAHLSGTSKKHSAAILRKERPLPKIAPAGSIISLNAAQLAAAAQAMQTININGVQVQGVPVTITNTGGQQQLTVQNVSGNNLTISGLSPTQIQLQMEQALAGEAQPGEKRRRMACTCPNCKDGDKRSGEQGKKKHVCHIPDCGKTFRKTSLLRAHVRLHTGERPFVCNWFFCGKRFTRSDELQRHARTHTGDKRFECAQCQKRFMRSDHLTKHYKTHLVTKNL; encoded by the exons ATCCACAGACCAGCATGGCTGCCACTGCTGCTGTCAGTCCCAGTGACTACCTTCAGCCTGCCGCCTCCACCACCCAG GACTCCCAGCCATCTCCCTtagccctgcttgctgcaacATGTAGCAAAATTGGCCCTCCAGCTGTTGAAGCTGCAGTGACACCTCCTGCTCCCCCGCAGCCCACACCACGGAAACTCGTCCCTATCAAACCTGCCCCTCTCCCTCTCAGTCCCGGCAAGAATAGCTTTGGAATCTTGTCCTCCAAAGGAAACATACTTCAGATTCAGGGGTCACAGCTGAGCGCGTCCTATCCTGGTGGGCAGCTGGTGTTCGCTATCCAGAACCCAACCATGATCAACAAAGGGACCCGATCGAATGCCAGTATCCAGTACCAGGCGGTCCCTCAGATTCAGGCGAGCAATTCTCAGACCATCCAGGTACAGCCCAATCTCACCAACCAGATCCAGATCATCCCTGGCACCAACCAAGCCATCATCACCCCCTCACCATCCAGTCACAAGCCTGTCCCCATCAAGCCGGCCCCTGTCCAGAAGTCGAGTACGACCACCACTGCGGTGCAGAGCGCGGCCAATGTGGTGAAGCTGACAGGTGGAGGGGGCAATGTGACACTTACTCTGCCTGTCAACAACCTCGTGAACACCAGCGACACCGGGGCCCCCACTCAGCTCCTCACAGAGAGCCCCCCGGCCCCGCTGTCTAAGACTAACAAGAAAGCCAGGAAGAAGAGTcttcctgcctcccagccccccGTGGCCGTGACCGAACAGGTGGAGACGGTGCTGATCGAGACCACGGCGGACAACATCATCCAGGCAGGAAACAACCTGCTCATCGTTCAGAGCCCTGGTGGGGGCCAGCCAGCTGTGGTCCAGCAGGTCCAGGTGGTGCCCCCCAAGGCCGAGCAGCAGCAGGTAGTGCAGATCCCCCAGCAGGCCCTGCGGGTGGTGCAGGCGGCATCCGCCACACTCCCCACCGTCCCCCAGAAGCCCTCCCAGAACTTTCAGATCCAGGCTGCTGAGCCGTCGCCTACTCAG GTTTACATCCGTACACCTTCTGGTGAGGTACAGACGGTCCTTGTCCAGGACGGCCCCCCGGCAACAGCTGcgaccacctccaccaccacttGTAGCAGCCCTCCGTCCCGTGCTGCCCATCTGAGCGGGACCAGCAAAAAGCACTCGGCTGCAATTCTCCGGAAAGAGCGTCCCCTGCCAAAGATTGCCCCTGCCGGGAGCATCATCAGCCTGAACGCAGCCCAGCTGGCAGCGGCAGCCCAGGCCATGCAGACCATCAACATCAACGGTGTCCAGGTCCAGGGTGTGCCCGTCACCATCACCAACACTGGCG GGCAGCAGCAGCTGACAGTGCAGAATGTTTCTGGGAATAACCTGACCATCAGTGGGCTGAGCCCCACCCAGATCCAGCTGCAGATGGAACAGGCCCTGGCTGGAGAGGCCCAGCCCGGGGAGAAGCGGCGCCGCATGGCCTGCACGTGTCCCAACTGCAAGGACGGGGACAAGAG GTCTGGAGAGCAGGGCAAAAAGAAGCACGTGTGCCACATCCCTGACTGCGGCAAGACTTTCCGTAAGACGTCCCTACTGCGGGCTCACGTGCGCTTGCACACCGGCGAGCGGCCCTTTGTCTGTAACTGGTTCTTCTGTGGGAAGAGGTTCACACGGAGTGACGAGCTCCAGCGGCACGCCCGCACCCACACAG GGGACAAACGCTTCGAGTGTGCCCAGTGTCAGAAGCGCTTCATGAGGAGTGACCACCTCACCAAGCATTACAAGACCCACCTGGTCACGAAGAACTTGTAA
- the SP2 gene encoding transcription factor Sp2 isoform X3 produces the protein MAATAAVSPSDYLQPAASTTQDSQPSPLALLAATCSKIGPPAVEAAVTPPAPPQPTPRKLVPIKPAPLPLSPGKNSFGILSSKGNILQIQGSQLSASYPGGQLVFAIQNPTMINKGTRSNASIQYQAVPQIQASNSQTIQVQPNLTNQIQIIPGTNQAIITPSPSSHKPVPIKPAPVQKSSTTTTAVQSAANVVKLTGGGGNVTLTLPVNNLVNTSDTGAPTQLLTESPPAPLSKTNKKARKKSLPASQPPVAVTEQVETVLIETTADNIIQAGNNLLIVQSPGGGQPAVVQQVQVVPPKAEQQQVVQIPQQALRVVQAASATLPTVPQKPSQNFQIQAAEPSPTQVYIRTPSGEVQTVLVQDGPPATAATTSTTTCSSPPSRAAHLSGTSKKHSAAILRKERPLPKIAPAGSIISLNAAQLAAAAQAMQTININGVQVQGVPVTITNTGGQQQLTVQNVSGNNLTISGLSPTQIQLQMEQALAGEAQPGEKRRRMACTCPNCKDGDKRSGEQGKKKHVCHIPDCGKTFRKTSLLRAHVRLHTGERPFVCNWFFCGKRFTRSDELQRHARTHTGDKRFECAQCQKRFMRSDHLTKHYKTHLVTKNL, from the exons ATGGCTGCCACTGCTGCTGTCAGTCCCAGTGACTACCTTCAGCCTGCCGCCTCCACCACCCAG GACTCCCAGCCATCTCCCTtagccctgcttgctgcaacATGTAGCAAAATTGGCCCTCCAGCTGTTGAAGCTGCAGTGACACCTCCTGCTCCCCCGCAGCCCACACCACGGAAACTCGTCCCTATCAAACCTGCCCCTCTCCCTCTCAGTCCCGGCAAGAATAGCTTTGGAATCTTGTCCTCCAAAGGAAACATACTTCAGATTCAGGGGTCACAGCTGAGCGCGTCCTATCCTGGTGGGCAGCTGGTGTTCGCTATCCAGAACCCAACCATGATCAACAAAGGGACCCGATCGAATGCCAGTATCCAGTACCAGGCGGTCCCTCAGATTCAGGCGAGCAATTCTCAGACCATCCAGGTACAGCCCAATCTCACCAACCAGATCCAGATCATCCCTGGCACCAACCAAGCCATCATCACCCCCTCACCATCCAGTCACAAGCCTGTCCCCATCAAGCCGGCCCCTGTCCAGAAGTCGAGTACGACCACCACTGCGGTGCAGAGCGCGGCCAATGTGGTGAAGCTGACAGGTGGAGGGGGCAATGTGACACTTACTCTGCCTGTCAACAACCTCGTGAACACCAGCGACACCGGGGCCCCCACTCAGCTCCTCACAGAGAGCCCCCCGGCCCCGCTGTCTAAGACTAACAAGAAAGCCAGGAAGAAGAGTcttcctgcctcccagccccccGTGGCCGTGACCGAACAGGTGGAGACGGTGCTGATCGAGACCACGGCGGACAACATCATCCAGGCAGGAAACAACCTGCTCATCGTTCAGAGCCCTGGTGGGGGCCAGCCAGCTGTGGTCCAGCAGGTCCAGGTGGTGCCCCCCAAGGCCGAGCAGCAGCAGGTAGTGCAGATCCCCCAGCAGGCCCTGCGGGTGGTGCAGGCGGCATCCGCCACACTCCCCACCGTCCCCCAGAAGCCCTCCCAGAACTTTCAGATCCAGGCTGCTGAGCCGTCGCCTACTCAG GTTTACATCCGTACACCTTCTGGTGAGGTACAGACGGTCCTTGTCCAGGACGGCCCCCCGGCAACAGCTGcgaccacctccaccaccacttGTAGCAGCCCTCCGTCCCGTGCTGCCCATCTGAGCGGGACCAGCAAAAAGCACTCGGCTGCAATTCTCCGGAAAGAGCGTCCCCTGCCAAAGATTGCCCCTGCCGGGAGCATCATCAGCCTGAACGCAGCCCAGCTGGCAGCGGCAGCCCAGGCCATGCAGACCATCAACATCAACGGTGTCCAGGTCCAGGGTGTGCCCGTCACCATCACCAACACTGGCG GGCAGCAGCAGCTGACAGTGCAGAATGTTTCTGGGAATAACCTGACCATCAGTGGGCTGAGCCCCACCCAGATCCAGCTGCAGATGGAACAGGCCCTGGCTGGAGAGGCCCAGCCCGGGGAGAAGCGGCGCCGCATGGCCTGCACGTGTCCCAACTGCAAGGACGGGGACAAGAG GTCTGGAGAGCAGGGCAAAAAGAAGCACGTGTGCCACATCCCTGACTGCGGCAAGACTTTCCGTAAGACGTCCCTACTGCGGGCTCACGTGCGCTTGCACACCGGCGAGCGGCCCTTTGTCTGTAACTGGTTCTTCTGTGGGAAGAGGTTCACACGGAGTGACGAGCTCCAGCGGCACGCCCGCACCCACACAG GGGACAAACGCTTCGAGTGTGCCCAGTGTCAGAAGCGCTTCATGAGGAGTGACCACCTCACCAAGCATTACAAGACCCACCTGGTCACGAAGAACTTGTAA
- the PNPO gene encoding pyridoxine-5'-phosphate oxidase isoform X2 encodes MTFGLRGVIVTFGRPAEWPRCLRHLCSRGAVMDLGPMRKGYRGDQEAFEETQLTSLNPMKQFAAWFEEAVQCPDIGEANAMCLATCTRDGKPSARMVLLKGFGKDGFRFFTNFESRKGQELDSNPFASLVFYWEPLNRQVRVEGPVKKLPEEEAECYFHSRPKSSQIGAVYLRKKNEELEQLYQEQEVPKPKYWGGYILYPQVMEFWQGQTNRLHDRIAFRRGLPTGDSPLGPMTHRGEEDWLYERLAP; translated from the exons ATGACGTTCGGGCTGCGGGGCGTCATCGTGACGTTCGGGCGACCCGCCGAGTGGCCCCGCTGCCTCCGCCACCTGTGCAGTCGCGGTGCTGTCATGGACCTGGGACCGATGCGCAAGGGTTACCGCGGGGACCAAGAG GCGTTTGAGGAGACTCAGCTGACCTCCCTGAACCCCATGAAGCAGTTTGCTGCCTGGTTTGAGGAGGCTGTCCAGTGTCCTGACATAGGGGAAGCCAATGCCATGTGTCTTGCTACCTGTACCAG AGATGGGAAACCGTCCGCCCGCATGGTGCTGCTGAAGGGCTTTGGCAAGGACGGCTTCCGCTTCTTCACTAACTTCGAGAGTCGAAAGGGACAAGAGCTG GACTCTAATCCCTTTGCTTCCCTTGTCTTCTACTGGGAGCCCCTAAACCGTCAG GTGCGAGTGGAGGGTCCCGTGAAGAAGCTGCCCGAGGAGGAGGCCGAGTGCTACTTCCACTCCCGCCCCAAGAGCAGCCAGATTGGGGCTGTG tatctgagaaagaaaaatgaggaactGGAGCAACTCTACCAGGAACAAGAGGTGCCGAAGCCAAAATACTG GGGTGGCTACATCCTGTACCCCCAAGTGATGGAGTTCTGGCAAGGCCAAACCAACCGCCTGCATGACCGGATCGCCTTTCGACGGGGCCTACCGACAGGAGACTCCCCCTTGGGGCCCATGACCCACCGAGGGGAGGAAGACTGGCTCTATGAGAGACTTGCACCCTGA
- the PNPO gene encoding pyridoxine-5'-phosphate oxidase isoform X1 — translation MTFGLRGVIVTFGRPAEWPRCLRHLCSRGAVMDLGPMRKGYRGDQEAFEETQLTSLNPMKQFAAWFEEAVQCPDIGEANAMCLATCTRDGKPSARMVLLKGFGKDGFRFFTNFESRKGQELDSNPFASLVFYWEPLNRQVRVEGPVKKLPEEEAECYFHSRPKSSQIGAVVSHQSSVIPDREYLRKKNEELEQLYQEQEVPKPKYWGGYILYPQVMEFWQGQTNRLHDRIAFRRGLPTGDSPLGPMTHRGEEDWLYERLAP, via the exons ATGACGTTCGGGCTGCGGGGCGTCATCGTGACGTTCGGGCGACCCGCCGAGTGGCCCCGCTGCCTCCGCCACCTGTGCAGTCGCGGTGCTGTCATGGACCTGGGACCGATGCGCAAGGGTTACCGCGGGGACCAAGAG GCGTTTGAGGAGACTCAGCTGACCTCCCTGAACCCCATGAAGCAGTTTGCTGCCTGGTTTGAGGAGGCTGTCCAGTGTCCTGACATAGGGGAAGCCAATGCCATGTGTCTTGCTACCTGTACCAG AGATGGGAAACCGTCCGCCCGCATGGTGCTGCTGAAGGGCTTTGGCAAGGACGGCTTCCGCTTCTTCACTAACTTCGAGAGTCGAAAGGGACAAGAGCTG GACTCTAATCCCTTTGCTTCCCTTGTCTTCTACTGGGAGCCCCTAAACCGTCAG GTGCGAGTGGAGGGTCCCGTGAAGAAGCTGCCCGAGGAGGAGGCCGAGTGCTACTTCCACTCCCGCCCCAAGAGCAGCCAGATTGGGGCTGTGGTCAGTCACCAGAGTTCCGTGATCCCCGATCGGGAG tatctgagaaagaaaaatgaggaactGGAGCAACTCTACCAGGAACAAGAGGTGCCGAAGCCAAAATACTG GGGTGGCTACATCCTGTACCCCCAAGTGATGGAGTTCTGGCAAGGCCAAACCAACCGCCTGCATGACCGGATCGCCTTTCGACGGGGCCTACCGACAGGAGACTCCCCCTTGGGGCCCATGACCCACCGAGGGGAGGAAGACTGGCTCTATGAGAGACTTGCACCCTGA
- the PRR15L gene encoding proline-rich protein 15-like protein isoform X1, with protein sequence MEAGTQFIPSRESPTLGSESTMTEVGWWKLTFLRKKKSTPKVLYEIPDTYTQTEGGAEPPRPDGGGPNSNFNTRLEKIVDKNTKGKHVKVSNSGRFKEKKKVRATLAENPNLFDDREGKGQ encoded by the exons ATGGAGGCAGGCACGCAATTCATTCCAAGCCGAG AAAGCCCCACCCTCGGGTCTGAGAGCACCATGACCGAAGTTGGTTGGTGGAAGCTGACTTTCCTCCGGAAAAAGAAATCCACTCCCAAGGTGCTGTATGAGATCCCTGACACCTACACCCAAACTGAGGGTGGCGCAGAGCCCCCAAGGCCTGATGGCGGGGGCCCCAACAGCAACTTTAACACCCGCCTGGAGAAGATTGTGGACAAGAACACGAAGGGCAAGCACGTCAAAGTCTCCAATTCGGGCCGCttcaaggagaagaaaaaagtccGAGCCACGCTAGCAGAGAACCCCAACCTCTTTGATGACAGGGAGGGCAAAGGACAGTGA
- the PRR15L gene encoding proline-rich protein 15-like protein isoform X2, which translates to MTEVGWWKLTFLRKKKSTPKVLYEIPDTYTQTEGGAEPPRPDGGGPNSNFNTRLEKIVDKNTKGKHVKVSNSGRFKEKKKVRATLAENPNLFDDREGKGQ; encoded by the coding sequence ATGACCGAAGTTGGTTGGTGGAAGCTGACTTTCCTCCGGAAAAAGAAATCCACTCCCAAGGTGCTGTATGAGATCCCTGACACCTACACCCAAACTGAGGGTGGCGCAGAGCCCCCAAGGCCTGATGGCGGGGGCCCCAACAGCAACTTTAACACCCGCCTGGAGAAGATTGTGGACAAGAACACGAAGGGCAAGCACGTCAAAGTCTCCAATTCGGGCCGCttcaaggagaagaaaaaagtccGAGCCACGCTAGCAGAGAACCCCAACCTCTTTGATGACAGGGAGGGCAAAGGACAGTGA